Proteins encoded together in one Desulfosporosinus meridiei DSM 13257 window:
- a CDS encoding nucleotidyltransferase domain-containing protein has translation MNASQEQLLHLLTLMIHGGEPNSGLFSKVNENELFEIALRQNVSSLLHPIIEAYSAELNLDEQIKRDWKKSTILIAVQQLRITSQLDPILNLFKENNVSTISLKGLVFKQLYSQPELRTMSDLDLLISVEDIPKSIELLKRLGYDVPDNFNVNDPGHMHIEMYKPGSLPVELHKTLWNPRYMKKRDNQQWTNQLWKNKRLTEVGGIQFTALALDDELINSVIHMATHLIYSGIKLRHLCDFALFLKTYRDKFDFEYINSTLKSMDLFSFFNYLLLTCNSYLALEVPIAIIQKNQCKLLINDIFATNSVAEAEGWLELSGRYPFYRNNRLLFPLAFLIEVCRQLIKKRKSMFISISYSKRSFKAFSTRTHLLRIIGLHVRINKF, from the coding sequence ATGAATGCATCTCAGGAACAACTCTTACATTTACTAACATTAATGATTCATGGTGGAGAACCAAACTCCGGATTGTTTTCCAAAGTCAATGAAAACGAACTCTTTGAAATAGCCCTTCGACAAAATGTGTCTTCCTTATTACACCCTATCATAGAAGCATATTCAGCAGAACTAAATTTGGATGAACAGATTAAGAGGGATTGGAAGAAAAGCACAATCCTTATAGCCGTTCAGCAATTGCGCATTACTTCTCAACTAGATCCTATTCTCAACCTTTTTAAAGAAAATAATGTATCCACAATATCTCTTAAGGGGCTTGTCTTTAAGCAGCTATATTCCCAGCCTGAACTTAGAACTATGTCTGATCTAGATCTGCTAATTAGCGTTGAGGATATTCCAAAGTCGATTGAACTATTGAAGAGGTTGGGTTATGATGTACCCGATAATTTCAACGTTAACGACCCTGGCCATATGCATATCGAAATGTACAAGCCCGGATCCCTGCCTGTAGAACTCCACAAAACTCTCTGGAATCCTCGATATATGAAAAAAAGGGATAATCAACAATGGACAAATCAGCTATGGAAGAATAAACGTCTTACCGAAGTTGGGGGAATTCAATTTACTGCTTTAGCTCTAGACGATGAACTGATAAATTCGGTCATACATATGGCAACCCATCTAATCTACTCTGGTATCAAGCTTCGGCACCTCTGCGATTTTGCACTGTTTTTAAAAACCTACCGAGATAAATTCGACTTTGAGTATATCAATAGCACTCTAAAATCCATGGACCTTTTTTCGTTCTTCAATTACCTTCTCCTAACCTGTAATTCTTATTTAGCTTTGGAAGTCCCTATTGCTATTATTCAAAAAAACCAATGTAAACTACTAATAAATGATATATTCGCCACCAATAGTGTTGCAGAAGCTGAAGGTTGGTTAGAGCTTTCAGGTCGTTATCCTTTTTATAGAAATAATCGTCTTCTTTTCCCTCTTGCCTTTTTAATAGAAGTTTGCAGACAACTAATTAAGAAACGAAAAAGCATGTTTATTAGTATCTCCTACTCAAAGAGATCTTTCAAAGCATTTAGTACAAGAACCCACCTATTACGTATTATTGGATTACATGTCAGAATTAATAAATTCTAA
- a CDS encoding glycosyltransferase family 2 protein, which translates to MGNKLLEFSNCKISIIIPIYKVEQFLRKCIDSVIKQTYSNLEIILVDDGSPDNCPSICDEYACSDNRIRVIHKKNGGLSEARNCGLDIATGDYIGFVDSDDWVESDMFEVLHRNAIMLKADITICGYYIVKENKIKIPYVLQTDMVYSQEEALKELIHDTKVKNYTWNKLYRKELFAQIRYPVGAKFEDMATTYKLFAKSEKIVLINEYKYYYLFRKEGISNQKTLDNSYDLFKAYQNRYNDLKEVIPQYKNQMYKQLISSALAFYNKCLIVKISGEDEPRIEEIVTFINEHSMNKAVNILGNFERFSLKLIGQQRKIYNSMYLVYVILRNILLRSTSISRREQARRISGI; encoded by the coding sequence ATGGGTAACAAGCTACTAGAATTCAGCAATTGCAAGATAAGCATAATAATACCTATTTATAAGGTGGAACAATTCCTAAGAAAATGTATCGACTCTGTGATTAAGCAAACATATTCTAATTTAGAAATTATACTGGTTGACGATGGCTCTCCAGATAACTGTCCCTCAATTTGCGATGAATATGCCTGCAGTGATAATAGGATAAGAGTGATCCATAAAAAGAATGGAGGGTTATCTGAAGCTCGTAATTGCGGACTTGATATAGCGACTGGTGATTATATTGGTTTTGTGGATAGTGATGACTGGGTAGAAAGTGATATGTTCGAGGTATTACATAGAAACGCTATTATGCTTAAGGCCGATATTACTATATGCGGCTATTATATAGTAAAAGAAAATAAGATAAAGATACCTTACGTTCTTCAAACAGACATGGTTTATTCACAGGAAGAGGCTTTAAAGGAATTAATTCATGACACAAAAGTAAAGAACTACACTTGGAATAAATTATACAGAAAAGAGTTATTTGCCCAAATAAGATATCCCGTTGGGGCTAAATTTGAAGATATGGCAACTACCTATAAATTGTTTGCTAAGTCTGAGAAGATTGTTCTAATTAATGAATATAAATATTATTATTTGTTTCGAAAAGAGGGCATTTCTAACCAAAAGACTCTGGATAACAGTTACGATTTATTTAAAGCTTATCAGAACCGTTATAATGATTTGAAAGAAGTGATACCGCAATACAAAAATCAGATGTACAAACAGTTGATTTCCTCTGCGTTAGCTTTTTACAACAAGTGTTTGATAGTAAAAATATCAGGTGAAGATGAACCCAGAATAGAAGAGATAGTTACTTTTATCAACGAACATAGCATGAATAAAGCTGTGAATATCTTAGGGAATTTTGAGAGGTTTAGTCTAAAGCTAATTGGGCAACAAAGAAAGATATATAATTCTATGTATCTAGTTTACGTAATTCTTCGCAATATACTTTTGCGCAGTACCAGTATCTCAAGAAGGGAACAAGCCCGTAGGATATCCGGCATTTAG
- a CDS encoding EpsG family protein — MELSVLESVLLYITIVILSTVLMGLAEKGGSSQKIYLILAFLVITLPSALRYDVGIDYLGYIDMYNVIVRSGSLADIPQYSIEYSFRVLSLISYILIGSPQLLFAVYAALTNFFILLGIYFYRKETKMSTMMFMYSCLFFFLTMNITRQMLAVSIIFFASKYIINKSFLKYLLFVLLAVFFHKSAIIALVLYSLALDHVNIKKIIRVIKYILPVIILFFMNYLITLFDLLINLWDPYKKYSLTYQITSDMTIGSGFMAMLIICLLFYNNYKQGLLRSSEKFQYFTVQITILATIFFLTEYRLANFGGRVSLYFQIFIIIALSMLARSGSRPEEGLRYDYQVVPYVYAILLFALDLVRDAQGCLPYSLWIGH, encoded by the coding sequence ATGGAATTGTCAGTACTCGAAAGCGTATTGCTGTATATTACTATAGTAATTCTCTCTACAGTATTAATGGGTCTGGCTGAAAAAGGAGGGAGTTCTCAAAAAATATATTTAATTCTGGCATTTTTAGTTATTACATTACCATCTGCTTTAAGGTACGATGTGGGCATAGATTACCTTGGGTATATTGATATGTATAACGTAATAGTAAGATCTGGCAGCCTTGCGGACATACCCCAATATTCTATAGAGTATTCTTTTAGAGTATTATCTCTTATTTCATATATTTTGATCGGTTCACCTCAACTGTTATTCGCAGTCTATGCAGCATTAACAAATTTCTTTATATTGTTAGGGATTTACTTTTATCGCAAAGAAACTAAGATGAGCACAATGATGTTTATGTATAGTTGTTTGTTTTTTTTCTTAACGATGAATATTACTAGGCAGATGTTAGCTGTTTCAATCATCTTCTTTGCAAGTAAATATATTATTAATAAGTCTTTTCTAAAATACTTGCTATTTGTATTGTTGGCTGTCTTTTTTCATAAATCTGCAATAATTGCCCTTGTTCTTTATTCCCTCGCCTTAGATCATGTAAATATCAAAAAAATTATTCGAGTTATAAAATATATCCTTCCCGTAATTATTTTATTCTTTATGAACTATTTAATTACCTTATTTGATTTACTTATTAATTTATGGGATCCCTATAAAAAGTATTCTCTTACCTACCAAATAACCTCAGATATGACAATAGGTTCTGGCTTTATGGCAATGCTCATAATTTGCCTATTATTTTATAACAATTACAAGCAAGGCTTGTTAAGGAGTTCAGAAAAGTTTCAGTATTTTACAGTCCAAATTACAATTTTGGCTACTATATTCTTTCTTACGGAATACCGTCTTGCTAATTTTGGAGGGAGAGTTTCGTTATATTTCCAGATATTCATAATAATTGCCTTATCAATGTTGGCCAGGTCGGGAAGTCGGCCAGAAGAAGGATTAAGGTATGACTATCAGGTGGTTCCTTATGTATATGCTATTTTGCTGTTTGCCCTTGATCTGGTTCGAGATGCTCAAGGCTGTTTGCCTTATTCTTTATGGATAGGACATTAA
- a CDS encoding glycosyltransferase family 2 protein: MYTNDLLSIVIITCNREKELKRAIDSCITFADMNCEIIIVDNNSSDNTKEMLNKIITPPHIKIRPFFMNSNLGVAGARNYGFNMARSRVVFFLDDDAYFDDNSKELSYAYDYMLKNNGVFAIATEIYDLKEKCLLRDIGSRENPNNVFSFIGASHFIRKDYVTTKHLYPEKLFYGCEELFACICAYNQGYYVEYNPHIKVIHNPSLLTRANEFEINLNILINKFVVKKLTLPRALLAISMVMFYLRIVKLCKFCLRDYGEGYNLYKKRFKENRYATNRMGFNRTLQLIKSFGIYRLL; encoded by the coding sequence GTGTATACCAACGACTTATTATCCATTGTAATTATTACATGTAATCGAGAAAAGGAATTAAAAAGAGCCATTGATTCCTGCATTACCTTCGCAGATATGAACTGCGAGATTATTATAGTGGATAACAATTCTAGTGATAATACCAAGGAAATGCTGAATAAAATTATCACGCCGCCCCATATTAAGATTCGGCCTTTTTTTATGAATAGCAATCTTGGTGTAGCCGGAGCCCGAAATTATGGTTTTAATATGGCCCGTAGCAGGGTTGTCTTCTTTTTGGATGACGATGCTTACTTTGATGATAATAGCAAAGAGTTAAGCTATGCCTATGATTATATGCTTAAGAATAATGGTGTTTTTGCAATTGCCACGGAAATATATGATTTGAAGGAAAAATGTCTGCTTAGAGATATAGGGAGTAGGGAAAATCCAAATAACGTTTTTTCGTTTATTGGAGCTAGTCATTTCATCAGGAAGGATTATGTCACAACGAAACACTTATATCCGGAAAAGCTATTTTATGGTTGTGAGGAACTTTTTGCCTGTATTTGTGCGTATAACCAAGGATATTACGTAGAATACAATCCCCATATCAAGGTAATACATAATCCGAGCCTTCTTACCCGTGCTAACGAATTTGAAATTAATCTTAATATCTTAATTAATAAGTTTGTTGTTAAAAAACTTACTCTACCAAGAGCCTTATTAGCTATTTCGATGGTTATGTTTTATTTGCGTATAGTTAAATTATGCAAATTCTGCTTGAGAGATTATGGTGAAGGTTACAACCTATATAAAAAACGTTTTAAGGAGAATAGATATGCTACTAATAGAATGGGTTTTAATCGGACTCTTCAATTAATAAAGTCATTTGGAATTTATCGATTGTTATAA
- a CDS encoding glycosyltransferase family 4 protein encodes MKRAIVFAEIPAPYRVRVFEELAKEYELSVYFNQHINQERHVDYMVKDSSLNYCVLDTPEALARFNRSLKNLKQYDFVLDYHFAVPNGVRLMLASIYHKVPCFINNDGAFIQKNFFKNTIKKFLIKRAALCFGSGESSRRYFRTFGAREENIRYHQFTSLTEADILRKPLSIEAKQILKRQLKLEDKKTVITVGQFVYRKGFDVLLEAWKNVKGDYQLLMIGGGSMESSYLEFIRTNGLENVKLIEYLPKEELFKYYQAADLFVLPTRKDTWGLVINEAMACGLPIVSTDQCIGGVELIKNGINGFIVPVDNATALTEKISEIMQTDSLASMMSVNNLNKIQRYTMKNIAKTHIEHINEYFSQV; translated from the coding sequence ATGAAGAGAGCCATAGTTTTTGCTGAGATTCCTGCACCATATAGAGTGAGAGTATTTGAGGAACTTGCCAAGGAATATGAATTGTCTGTCTATTTTAATCAACATATTAATCAAGAAAGACATGTGGATTATATGGTGAAAGATTCCAGTCTGAATTATTGTGTGCTTGATACTCCAGAGGCCTTAGCGAGATTTAACCGGAGCCTTAAGAACTTAAAGCAATACGATTTTGTCTTAGATTATCATTTTGCTGTGCCTAATGGGGTGCGGTTAATGCTAGCCAGTATTTATCATAAAGTCCCGTGTTTTATAAATAACGATGGTGCATTTATTCAAAAGAACTTTTTCAAAAATACTATTAAAAAGTTTTTAATAAAACGAGCCGCCTTATGTTTTGGATCCGGCGAATCTTCCAGGAGATATTTTAGAACATTTGGTGCCAGAGAGGAAAATATTCGCTATCATCAATTTACCTCTTTGACGGAGGCAGACATATTGAGAAAGCCTCTATCAATAGAAGCAAAACAAATTTTGAAACGACAGTTAAAGCTAGAGGATAAAAAAACTGTTATAACCGTAGGTCAATTTGTTTATAGAAAAGGATTTGATGTCTTACTCGAGGCTTGGAAAAACGTTAAAGGTGACTATCAGCTCCTTATGATAGGAGGGGGGAGTATGGAAAGTAGTTATCTTGAGTTTATTAGAACTAATGGATTAGAAAATGTGAAACTAATAGAATACCTGCCTAAAGAAGAGCTTTTTAAGTATTATCAAGCAGCAGATTTATTTGTCTTACCAACGAGAAAGGATACTTGGGGGCTTGTGATTAATGAAGCTATGGCTTGTGGGTTGCCCATTGTATCGACAGATCAGTGTATAGGCGGTGTAGAACTAATTAAAAATGGTATTAATGGATTTATTGTTCCCGTTGATAATGCAACTGCCTTGACTGAAAAGATTAGTGAAATTATGCAAACTGACAGCCTTGCAAGCATGATGTCGGTAAATAATCTCAATAAAATTCAAAGATATACCATGAAGAATATTGCCAAAACACATATTGAACATATAAATGAATATTTCTCTCAAGTTTGA